AGCGTTAGAAGGTACGCCGAGAATAAGCAGGCCGCACTCGCGGCTGCGGCCCATTGTTAAACAAGCCTCGCAATATGCGCAGGCTTGTCCGCAAGCGGCGCAAGGTGTGCGCCTTAGCTTGTCCGGGCCGCTGCCGCAACGCCGGCAGGCCAGCTTGTGGGGGCGGCGTTGCACAGCCGCAAGCCCGAGAAGGCGAGCGGAGCGTAGCCGCTCGCCCCAAGAGCGGAAGCCGCGTTGCGGCGGAGCAGTGGGCTTGGGGGCAACCGCAGCGGTGAGCTGCAGTTGCCCGGTAAGCGCCGCAAGCTGTAGCGCGGCGGAGAAGTCGGCGGGATCGGTCGCCGGCATTACGTTTTCAAATATCTGCAAGGCTTCCTCCTTAAGTAGAGATCGTCCCGCCAAATAATAACTAGCTATACGGGCTCCCTCGGCCAAGCTACCCATCTTCCGCTGAAATGCCACTTCACCCTGCTCCTGAAATCTAGCATCGTTAGATCTATCAGTTTTTACAATTACCTTATCTACGCTGCAAGGTAAATTCTCTTTAGTATCTCCTATAGCCATGTTTACCATCTGTTTAAAATCTTCCTCCCATGCAGGATCTGGCATCATCAACCTCCCCCTTCTTTTCCCCTCCCTACTCCACTGCTCCTCAAAAAGACGACGAACCTCTTCAGCAATCCCCAGCGGCAATGCTTCTCGCACCCTAATCATTCTATCTGCCCTATTTCTCCAATAGCTCTTATCCACTTCCCATGCAATAGAAAACATTACCTGCTGGACTTGTCCATGCTGTACCGAATAGAGAGTTACCCTCATCACTATCGCCCCCATTTACATAATAAAAAAGCACACCCTTATACGCTGCTAACAGCGATACAAGAGTGTGCTTCACCCGGATTCCATTTTATTCCTTATGAATCTCATTGTATGATAGAAACAAGCTTGCGGCAACTCTTTTTCAGCTCCCTGTCAGTAAACGCCTTCAAATCGGCAATCGCGCCAAATCAGCAGAACGTGCCAGCTCTACCCAAACAACATCCTGCTTAGACATACCAACACCCTTGTCATCCTTAAGCAAACACTCCTGCTCCAAGCGGGCTACATTTGAAGAATATTCTCCTTCATCTTTCCTTACCCAACCAATGCCTGAATGATCACGCGCAAAACACTCCATAATTTTACCCGTATCATCCGAAGACTGATCAAGCACAACCGTTATCCCGATTTCCGTTCCTGTACGCCTTGAAAATTGCTGAAGCGCCCTAATGTACCATTCAATCTGCATTTGGTGGTTGCCTGCAACAAGCACGTAATGTCGACGAATCCCGCCTGATCCTCGCTGAATTGTCCAATGTGCGAATGCCGCAGCCGCAGCGTAAAAGCCGATTATCCACAATAGCTCGGGAATCACGGCGGCCACCTCCTTTTGTATAAGCGTGAGCAGCATCCTTGCCGAAATAGAACTGTCAACTATCCTCAGCATTCCGCCAACTCGTTCAACAATATATGCCGTTCAGGATTCGAGAGTTCCAACACATCATCCGCACATATCCATCCAGCAGAATCCAACAAATTAAACTATATATTTACAATTGTTATATCAGCAATTACAATAAGCTTAAATTTTATCTTTATTCTGGTCGTGAAGCACACGCCACTTTCTCGTCAGCATTAGCTGAACGGGGGAGTGGCTATTTTATTTTAGGGAGGAATACATAGTGGACTTTGAGACGGCTTATTCTAAATTTAAGGAGAAGCACAAAAAAGCAAGACACGGGGAAAGCTTACGCAGACTAACTGAAGGACATGGACATGGCGAAAAATTATTACTCCAAAACATATGGTGGCCAGCGTTCCAAAATTTTGACAACTTATATCCAGAATACGAGGTGAGTGACTTTAAGGATGGGACAAGATTTTTAGATTATGCTTTCCTATTGAATTATGTGATGTTGGATATAGAATGTGATGGCTTTAATCCTCATGCCAAGGAAATCAGCCGCACCAAATTCTCAGATAATCTTATGCGACAAAATCACCTCATTCTCGATGGATGGAAGGTTCTGCGTTTCTCTTATGATGACGTTGTTGAACGTCCGCGGATGTGCCAGCAAGTCCTTCAACAATTTATGGGCAAATGGATTACTGTTAAAAAGGGGGACCAAGTCGCAAGTTTGTCTGCAGAGGAGCGAGATATTTTGCGTATGGCATTAAGGCGTGGGAGAATCGTACGACCAGGAGACATCTGTCACCTGTTAGCGGTAGAAAATCAGAAAGCTAGAAAGCTCCTCCAAAGCCTCTACAGAAAACAACTTGTCACGCCTTCTGGGAAGGGCATTGATCGTATTTTTAGTTATAGGCTTGCTGAATCTGTAACCTCAGACGACCTCGGCTTGTGAAACAACAATGTAAAACATAGTACTTGGACTACAGGCGGTCATTGCATGGTTCATTAGCGATGCAAAACATCGTATTTGGACTGCACACGGTCACCGCTTAGTTCATTAGCGATGCAAAACATCCTTGTCTTCAATAAAATCAGTGGCATTCGGAGAAAAGTGCTCCAAGTAGAATGAATTACATCGCTATCGTGCATAGAGATTGGATAAATAATGGAGATAGCGATATAAAACATCGTATTCAATATTGGCGGAGGAAAAAGTTAGTTTTATGGCGCGTTTGCTTCGGGAGGGGACGGACTTTTGGCGAGACCGTTGTTCGGCGAGTTAGCCATTGTTCGGCGACTCATCCATTGTTCGGCGACCCAGCCATTGCTCGGCAAGTTAGCCGCTGTTCGGCGTGGCGATGGCCTGAGCGGACGATCACTCGTGATAAG
This portion of the Cohnella abietis genome encodes:
- a CDS encoding DNA-binding response regulator, which codes for MDFETAYSKFKEKHKKARHGESLRRLTEGHGHGEKLLLQNIWWPAFQNFDNLYPEYEVSDFKDGTRFLDYAFLLNYVMLDIECDGFNPHAKEISRTKFSDNLMRQNHLILDGWKVLRFSYDDVVERPRMCQQVLQQFMGKWITVKKGDQVASLSAEERDILRMALRRGRIVRPGDICHLLAVENQKARKLLQSLYRKQLVTPSGKGIDRIFSYRLAESVTSDDLGL